A stretch of Spodoptera frugiperda isolate SF20-4 chromosome 6, AGI-APGP_CSIRO_Sfru_2.0, whole genome shotgun sequence DNA encodes these proteins:
- the LOC126910775 gene encoding brachyurin-like isoform X5 has product MKLALTLLALAAVATAKNINVEDAIDLEDITAYGYLAKIGKPLADEIRKAEEAEGASRIVGGQASNLGQFPYQAGLLADFSAGQGVCGGSLVRANRVLTAAHCWFDGQNQAWRFTVVLGSIRLFTGGTRVQTSNVVMHGSWNPSMIRNDVAMIRLNSNVGLSNNIALIALPSGSQLNENFAGENAVASGFGLTSDGGNISTNQFLSHVTLPVITNAVCRSSFPLIIQDSNICTSGAGGRSTCQGDSGGPLVVTRSGRPLLIGITSFGSARGCQVGSPAAFARVTSFMSWINGQL; this is encoded by the exons ATGAAGTTGGCTCTGACACTCTTGGCTCTGGCGGCGGTGGCCACCGCTAAAAACATCAACGTCGAGGATGCCATCGACCTAGAGGACATCACCGCCTACGGATACTTGGCTAAGATCGGTAAACCTCTTGCCGACGAAATCCGCAAAGCTGAGGAGGCAGAAGGCGCATCCAGAATTGTTGGTGGTCAGGCCTCCAACCTCGGACAGTTCCCCTACCAG GCTGGTCTTCTCGCTGACTTCTCCGCTGGCCAAGGTGTGTGTGGTGGTTCCTTGGTGCGTGCCAACCGTGTTCTTACTGCTGCTCACTGCTGGTTCGATGGCCAGAACCAGGCCTGGAGATTCACCGTTGTGCTTGGCTCCATCCGTTTGTTCACCGGTGGCACCAGAGTTCAAACCTCCAACGTTGTTATGCACGGAAGCTGGAACCCCAGTATGATCCGTAATGACGTCGCCATGATCAGGCTGAACTCCAACGTTGGTCTTTCAA ACAACATTGCACTCATCGCTCTGCCCAGCGGTAGCCAGCTCAACGAAAACTTCGCCGGTGAAAACGCCGTCGCTTCTGGATTCGGTCTCACCAGTGATG GTGGTAACATCAGTACCAACCAGTTCTTGAGCCACGTCACTCTGCCCGTGATCACCAACGCAGTCTGCAGATCTTCTTTCCCTCTGATCATCCAGGACTCCAACATCTGTACCAGCGGCGCTGGTGGCAGGAGTACATGCCAGGGTGACTCCGGTGGTCCTCTGGTTGTAACCAGAAGCGGCAGGCCCCTCTTG ATCGGTATCACCTCCTTCGGATCTGCCCGCGGTTGCCAGGTCGGTTCCCCCGCTGCTTTCGCCAGGGTCACCTCCTTCATGAGCTGGATCAACGGTCAATTGTAA
- the LOC126910775 gene encoding brachyurin-like isoform X1, whose product MKTFLALTLLALAAVATAKNINVEDAIDLEDITAYGYLAKIGKPLADEIRKAEEAEGASRIVGGQASNLGQFPYQAGLLADFSAGQGVCGGSLVRANRVLTAAHCWFDGQNQAWRFTVVLGSIRLFTGGTRVQTSNVVMHGSWNPSMIRNDVAMIRLNSNVGLSNNIALIALPSGSQLNENFAGENAVASGFGLTSDGGNISTNQFLSHVTLPVITNAVCRSSFPLIIQDSNICTSGAGGRSTCQGDSGGPLVVTRSGRPLLIGITSFGSARGCQVGSPAAFARVTSFMSWINGQL is encoded by the exons ATGAAGACTTTCTTGGCTCTGACACTCCTGGCTCTGGCGGCGGTGGCCACCGCTAAAAACATCAACGTCGAGGATGCCATCGACCTAGAGGACATCACCGCCTACGGATACTTGGCTAAGATCGGTAAACCTCTTGCCGACGAAATCCGCAAAGCTGAGGAGGCAGAAGGCGCATCCAGAATTGTTGGTGGTCAGGCCTCCAACCTCGGACAGTTCCCCTACCAG GCTGGTCTTCTCGCTGACTTCTCCGCTGGCCAAGGTGTGTGTGGTGGTTCCTTGGTGCGTGCCAACCGTGTTCTTACTGCTGCTCACTGCTGGTTCGATGGCCAGAACCAGGCCTGGAGATTCACCGTTGTGCTTGGCTCCATCCGTTTGTTCACCGGTGGCACCAGAGTTCAAACCTCCAACGTTGTTATGCACGGAAGCTGGAACCCCAGTATGATCCGTAATGACGTCGCCATGATCAGGCTGAACTCCAACGTTGGTCTTTCAA ACAACATTGCACTCATCGCTCTGCCCAGCGGTAGCCAGCTCAACGAAAACTTCGCCGGTGAAAACGCCGTCGCTTCTGGATTCGGTCTCACCAGTGATG GTGGTAACATCAGTACCAACCAGTTCTTGAGCCACGTCACTCTGCCCGTGATCACCAACGCAGTCTGCAGATCTTCTTTCCCTCTGATCATCCAGGACTCCAACATCTGTACCAGCGGCGCTGGTGGCAGGAGTACATGCCAGGGTGACTCCGGTGGTCCTCTGGTTGTAACCAGAAGCGGCAGGCCCCTCTTG ATCGGTATCACCTCCTTCGGATCTGCCCGCGGTTGCCAGGTCGGTTCCCCCGCTGCTTTCGCCAGGGTCACCTCCTTCATGAGCTGGATCAACGGTCAATTGTAA
- the LOC126910775 gene encoding brachyurin-like isoform X4: protein MKTFLALTLLALAAVATAKNINVEDAIDLEDITAYGYLAKIGKPLADEIRKAEEAEGASRIVGGQASNLGQFPYQAGLLADFSLGQGVCGGSLVRANRVLTAAHCWFDGQNQAWRFTVVLGSIRLFTGGTRVQTTNVVIHGSWNPSLIRNDVAMIRLNSNVGLSNTIALIALPSGSQLNENFAGENAVASGFGLTSDGGNISTNQFLSHVTLPVITNAVCRSSFPLIVQDSNICTSGAGGRSTCQGDSGGPLVVTRNNSPLLIGVTSFGSARGCQVGSPAAFARVTSFMSWINGQL from the exons ATGAAGACTTTCTTGGCTCTGACACTCCTGGCTCTGGCGGCGGTGGCCACCGCTAAAAACATCAACGTCGAGGATGCCATCGACCTAGAGGACATCACCGCCTACGGATACTTGGCTAAGATCGGTAAACCTCTTGCCGACGAAATCCGCAAAGCTGAGGAGGCAGAAGGCGCATCCAGAATTGTTGGTGGTCAGGCCTCCAACCTCGGACAGTTCCCCTACCAG GCTGGTCTTCTCGCTGACTTCAGCTTGGGTCAGGGTGTGTGCGGTGGTTCCTTGGTGCGTGCCAACCGTGTTCTTACTGCTGCTCACTGCTGGTTCGATGGCCAGAACCAGGCCTGGAGATTCACCGTTGTTCTTGGCTCCATCCGTTTATTCACCGGTGGTACCAGAGTTCAAACCACCAATGTTGTTATACACGGAAGCTGGAACCCCAGTCTCATCCGTAATGACGTCGCCATGATCAGGCTGAACTCCAACGTTGGTCTTTCAA ACACTATCGCCCTCATCGCTCTGCCCAGCGGTAGCCAGCTCAACGAAAACTTCGCCGGTGAAAACGCCGTCGCTTCTGGATTCGGTCTCACCAGTGATG GTGGTAACATCAGTACCAACCAGTTCTTGAGCCACGTCACTCTGCCCGTGATCACCAACGCAGTCTGCAGATCTTCCTTCCCTCTGATCGTTCAGGACTCCAACATCTGTACCAGCGGCGCTGGTGGCAGGAGCACTTGCCAGGGTGACTCCGGTGGCCCTCTGGTTGTAACCAGGAACAACAGCCCTCTCTTG ATCGGTGTCACTTCCTTCGGATCTGCCCGCGGTTGCCAG GTCGGTTCCCCCGCTGCTTTCGCCAGGGTCACCTCCTTCATGAGCTGGATCAACGGTCAATTGTAA
- the LOC126910775 gene encoding brachyurin-like isoform X3, whose amino-acid sequence MKTFLALTLLALAAVATAKNINVEDAIDLEDITAYGYLAKIGKPLADEIRKAEEAEGASRIVGGQASNLGQFPYQAGLLADFSLGQGVCGGSLVRANRVLTAAHCWFDGQNQAWRFTVVLGSIRLFTGGTRVQTTNVVIHGSWNPSLIRNDVAMIRLNSNVGLSNTIALIALPSGSQLNENFAGENAVASGFGLTSDGGNISTNQFLSHVTLPVITNAVCRSSFPLIVQDSNICTSGAGGRSTCQGDSGGPLVVTRNNSPLLIGVTSFGSARGCQVGSPAAFARVTSFMSWINGQL is encoded by the exons ATGAAGACTTTCTTGGCTCTGACACTCCTGGCTCTGGCGGCGGTGGCCACCGCTAAAAACATCAACGTCGAGGATGCCATCGACCTAGAGGACATCACCGCCTACGGATACTTGGCTAAGATCGGTAAACCTCTTGCCGACGAAATCCGCAAAGCTGAGGAGGCAGAAGGCGCATCCAGAATTGTTGGTGGTCAGGCCTCCAACCTCGGACAGTTCCCCTACCAG GCTGGTCTTCTCGCTGACTTCAGCTTGGGTCAGGGTGTGTGCGGTGGTTCCTTGGTGCGTGCCAACCGTGTTCTTACTGCTGCTCACTGCTGGTTCGATGGCCAGAACCAGGCCTGGAGATTCACCGTTGTTCTTGGCTCCATCCGTTTATTCACCGGTGGTACCAGAGTTCAAACCACCAATGTTGTTATACACGGAAGCTGGAACCCCAGTCTCATCCGTAATGACGTCGCCATGATCAGGCTGAACTCCAACGTTGGTCTTTCAA ACACTATCGCCCTCATCGCTCTGCCCAGCGGTAGCCAGCTCAACGAAAACTTCGCCGGTGAAAACGCCGTCGCTTCTGGATTCGGTCTCACCAGTGATG GTGGTAACATCAGTACCAACCAGTTCTTGAGCCACGTCACTCTGCCCGTGATCACCAACGCAGTCTGCAGATCTTCCTTCCCTCTGATCGTTCAGGACTCCAACATCTGTACCAGCGGCGCTGGTGGCAGGAGCACTTGCCAGGGTGACTCCGGTGGCCCTCTGGTTGTAACCAGGAACAACAGCCCTCTCTTG ATCGGTGTCACTTCCTTCGGATCTGCCCGCGGTTGCCAGGTCGGTTCCCCCGCTGCTTTCGCCAGAGTCAC
- the LOC126910777 gene encoding brachyurin-like: protein MKFLALALLALAAVATAKNIFVEDVIDLEDITAYGYLAKVGKPLADKIRVAEEEASASRIVGGQASSLGQFPYQAGLLADFSLGQGVCGGSLIKANSVLTAAHCWFDGQNQAWRFTVVLGSIRLFSGGTRVLSSNVVMHGSWTPNLIRNDVAVIKLSSNVALSDTIAVIALPSGSQLNENFAGENAVASGFGRTVDGAGITVNQFLSHVTLPVITNIACRASFPLIVQDSNICTSGAGGRSTCQGDSGGPLVVTRNNSPLLIGVTSFGSARGCQVGSPAAFARVTSFMSWINGQL from the exons ATGAAGTTCTTGGCTCTAGCACTCTTGGCTCTGGCGGCGGTGGCCACCGCTAAAAACATCTTTGTTGAGGATGTCATCGACCTGGAGGACATCACCGCCTACGGATACTTGGCTAAAGTCGGTAAACCTCTTGCCGATAAAATCCGTGTAGCTGAAGAGGAAGCTAGTGCATCCAGAATTGTTGGTGGTCAGGCCTCCAGCCTCGGACAGTTCCCCTACCAG GCTGGTCTTCTCGCTGACTTCAGCTTGGGTCAGGGTGTGTGCGGTGGTTCTTTGATCAAGGCCAACAGTGTTCTCACTGCTGCTCACTGCTGGTTCGATGGCCAGAACCAGGCCTGGAGATTCACCGTTGTTCTTGGCTCCATCCGTTTGTTCTCCGGTGGTACCAGAGTACTGTCCTCCAACGTTGTTATGCACGGAAGCTGGACGCCCAATCTGATCCGTAATGACGTTGCTGTCATCAAGCTATCCTCCAACGTTGCTCTCTCAG ACACCATTGCTGTCATCGCTCTGCCCAGCGGTAGCCAGCTCAACGAAAACTTCGCCGGTGAAAACGCTGTCGCTTCTGGATTCGGCCGCACCGTTGATG GTGCTGGTATCACTGTCAACCAGTTCCTGAGCCACGTCACCCTGCCCGTGATCACCAACATTGCATGCAGAGCTTCCTTCCCCCTTATCGTCCAGGACTCCAACATCTGTACCAGCGGCGCTGGTGGCAGGAGCACATGCCAGGGTGACTCCGGTGGCCCTCTGGTTGTAACCAGGAACAACAGCCCTCTCTTG ATCGGTGTCACCTCCTTCGGATCTGCCCGCGGTTGCCAGGTCGGTTCCCCCGCTGCTTTCGCCAGGGTCAC
- the LOC118281927 gene encoding transmembrane protease serine 9-like, whose product MKLLAVTVLALAVAASARHITLEDVIELEKNTPYDYIQLVAIPYADEVFLAEEEGRQNPSRIVGGSLASLGQFPYQAGLLLNYPTRTGYASASLISHNRILTAAHNINDGFSNVPTVTVVLGTTTIMTGGVRQTTGNYVIHENYDISIVRSDIAIINLPSSVQFSNILAPIALPSGSQLGENFVGQVAIASGYGFNPGIGGMLANQPFSFVDLPIITNNQCAGTYGSFIYNGIICTGSVPGKNICSGDSGGPLAINRNGNYILIGVVSFGRGGCEGNSPSGYARVTHYINWINQRLINMKFLGVILLALAVSSTARHITLEDVIDFEKNTAYGYHTKIGIPLADKIRKEEDNLKPSRIIGGSLVDLEEFPYQAGLILRLPIGTSIAGAVLISPNTVLTVAHIFNDAVLSVTTVTVVMDTINIFISGIRIDTDEYILHENYNPATLRNDIAVVKLLYNVAFTATVSPVYLPFESIEEEDLDGETAIASGYGQTSNSGISIPMLLNSVNLTIMTNEECARVFGTFIQPTNVCASGNGNVCQGDAGGPLVVYRDMRHFLNGENYKSSCFLSCNNMKVLALALFALAAVASAKNIHVEDVIDLEDITAYRYLSKIGKPLADEIRKAEEEASASRIVGGSFSELGQFPYQAGLLADFWMGQGVCGGSLITANRVLTAAHCWFDGIDQAFSVTVVLGSIRLFIGGERITTNDVVMHWGWDPSLIRNDIAVIRLSSNVALSDVIAPIAIPSGDLINESFEGQIAVASGFGRTSDNVGVSILQVLSHVELPVISNAVCRLSFPLILQDSNICTSGDDGKSTCRGDSGGPLVVNVDDSPVLIGVTSFGSARGCEVGAPAAFARVTSYISWINNLL is encoded by the exons ATGAAGTTGTTGGCAGTGACTGTGTTGGCCCTAGCAGTGGCCGCCTCCGCAAGGCACATCACTCTTGAAGATGTGATCGAATTAGAAAAGAACACGCCGTACGATTACATTCAGCTTGTTGCCATACCTTACGCTGACGAAGTCTTCTTAGCTGAGGAGGAAGGCAGACAGAATCCATCTAGAATCGTCGGTGGTTCTTTAGCCTCTCTTGGACAATTCCCGTACCag GCCGGCCTACTATTGAATTACCCTACAAGAACTGGTTACGCCAGTGCATCTCTGATCTCCCACAACAGAATACTGACTGCTGCACACAACATAAACGATGGTTTTTCAAATGTCCCGACTGTGACTGTTGTCCTTGGAACTACTACTATAATGACTGGTGGTGTTAGACAAACTACTGGCAACTATGTTATACATGAAAATTATGACATTTCCATAGTTAGAAGTGACATTGCTATCATCAACTTGCCATCTTCTGTTCAGTTTTCAA ATATCCTCGCTCCCATCGCCCTGCCTTCTGGATCTCAGCTCGGAGAAAATTTTGTTGGTCAAGTTGCCATCGCCTCTGGTTATGGATTTAATCCTGGCA TTGGTGGTATGCTTGCAAACCAGCCGTTCAGCTTTGTGGACTTACCTATAATTACGAACAATCAATGCGCCGGAACTTACGGATCTTTCATTTACAATGGCATTATCTGCACTGGCAGTGTACCTGGCAAGAACATTTGCAGTGGCGACTCTGGTGGTCCTCTTGCTATAAACAGAAATGGAAACTATATCTTG ATTGGTGTTGTTTCGTTCGGGCGCGGTGGATGCGAAGGCAATTCTCCTTCTGGATACGCTAGAGTTACACACTACATTAACTGGATTAATCAACGtct AATAAACATGAAGTTTTTGGGAGTGATTCTATTAGCTCTAGCAGTTTCAAGCACTGCAAGACACATCACTCTAGAAGatgttattgattttgaaaagaATACCGCGTATGGATATCATACAAAAATTGGGATACCATTAGCTGATAAAATCCGTAAAGAAGAAGATAACCTAAAACCATCTAGAATAATTGGTGGATCCCTCGTGGATCTAGAAGAGTTTCCGTATCAG GCTGGTCTTATCCTTCGACTGCCAATCGGGACGTCAATCGCTGGTGCAGTCTTAATATCTCCGAATACAGTTTTAACTGTTGCTCATATTTTTAATGATGCTGTATTAAGTGTTACAACAGTCACCGTGGTAATGGATACAATCAATATATTCATCTCAGGAATAAGAATTGATACAGACGAATACATTTTGCATGAAAATTATAATCCTGCTACACTTAGAAATGATATCGCTGTCGTCAAATTACTTTATAATGTTGCTTTTACTG CCACTGTCAGTCCTGTGTATTTACCCTTCGAATCAATAGAGGAAGAAGATTTAGATGGCGAGACTGCCATCGCTTCTGGTTATGGACAAACCTCCAATA GTGGCATCTCAATACCAATGCTGTTGAATTCTGTGAATCTAACGATCATGACGAACGAAGAGTGCGCTAGAGTTTTTGGCACGTTCATCCAACCTACAAATGTATGTGCCAGCGGCAATGGCAACGTGTGTCAGGGGGACGCCGGTGGACCTCTTGTTGTCTACAGAGACATGAGACATTTTTTG AATGGTGAAAATTATAAGTCATCTTGTTTCCTCAGTTGTAACAATATGAAGGTCTTGGCTTTAGCACTTTTCGCTCTGGCGGCGGTGGCCAGCGCTAAAAACATCCACGTTGAGGATGTCATCGACTTGGAGGACATCACCGCCTACAGATACTTGTCCAAGATCGGTAAACCTCTTGCTGATGAAATCCGTAAAGCTGAGGAGGAAGCTAGTGCATCCAGAATTGTTGGCGGTTCCTTCTCCGAGCTCGGACAGTTCCCTTACCAG GCTGGTCTTCTCGCTGACTTCTGGATGGGTCAGGGTGTGTGCGGTGGTTCTTTGATTACCGCTAACCGTGTGCTTACTGCTGCTCACTGCTGGTTCGATGGTATTGACCAAGCCTTCAGTGTCACCGTAGTTCTCGGCTCAATCCGTTTGTTCATCGGTGGTGAAAGAATCACCACCAACGATGTTGTCATGCACTGGGGCTGGGATCCTAGCTTGATCCGTAATGACATTGCCGTAATTAGGTTGAGCTCTAACGTCGCCTTGTCAG ATGTCATCGCTCCCATTGCTATCCCAAGCGGTGACTTGATCAATGAAAGCTTCGAAGGTCAAATCGCCGTCGCCTCTGGATTCGGTCGCACCAGTGACA ATGTCGGAGTCTCAATCCTCCAGGTGCTTAGTCACGTCGAACTACCCGTGATCTCCAACGCAGTCTGCAGGCTTTCCTTCCCCCTCATCCTACAGGACTCCAACATCTGTACTAGCGGTGATGATGGCAAGAGCACATGCCGTGGTGACTCCGGTGGCCCTCTGGTTGTCAATGTCGATGACAGCCCTGTTCTG ATTGGTGTCACTTCCTTCGGATCCGCCCGTGGTTGCGAAGTTGGTGCCCCTGCCGCTTTCGCTAGAGTCACCTCTTACATCTCCTGGATCAACAACCTACTCTAA
- the LOC118281921 gene encoding transmembrane protease serine 3-like isoform X2 — MKFLGVILLALAVSSTARHITLEDVIDFEKNTAYGYHTKIGIPLADKIRKEEDNLKPSRIIGGSLVDLEEFPYQAGLILRLPIGTSIAGAVLISPNTVLTVAHIFNDAVLSVTTVTVVMDTINIFISGIRIDTDEYILHENYNPATLRNDIAVVKLLYNVAFTATVSPVYLPFESIEEEDLDGETAIASGYGQTSNSGISIPMLLNSVNLTIMTNEECARVFGTFIQPTNVCASGNGNVCQGDAGGPLVVYRDMRHFLVCVSSFGTGRCETLSPSVFTRITSYVDWIMERIM; from the exons ATGAAGTTTTTGGGAGTGATTCTATTAGCTCTAGCAGTTTCAAGCACTGCAAGACACATCACTCTAGAAGatgttattgattttgaaaagaATACCGCGTATGGATATCATACAAAAATTGGGATACCATTAGCTGATAAAATCCGTAAAGAAGAAGATAACCTAAAACCATCTAGAATAATTGGTGGATCCCTCGTGGATCTAGAAGAGTTTCCGTATCAG GCTGGTCTTATCCTTCGACTGCCAATCGGGACGTCAATCGCTGGTGCAGTCTTAATATCTCCGAATACAGTTTTAACTGTTGCTCATATTTTTAATGATGCTGTATTAAGTGTTACAACAGTCACCGTGGTAATGGATACAATCAATATATTCATCTCAGGAATAAGAATTGATACAGACGAATACATTTTGCATGAAAATTATAATCCTGCTACACTTAGAAATGATATCGCTGTCGTCAAATTACTTTATAATGTTGCTTTTACTG CCACTGTCAGTCCTGTGTATTTACCCTTCGAATCAATAGAGGAAGAAGATTTAGATGGCGAGACTGCCATCGCTTCTGGTTATGGACAAACCTCCAATA GTGGCATCTCAATACCAATGCTGTTGAATTCTGTGAATCTAACGATCATGACGAACGAAGAGTGCGCTAGAGTTTTTGGCACGTTCATCCAACCTACAAATGTATGTGCCAGCGGCAATGGCAACGTGTGTCAGGGGGACGCCGGTGGACCTCTTGTTGTCTACAGAGACATGAGACATTTTTTGGTAT GTGTTTCGTCATTTGGAACAGGCCGATGTGAAACTCTTTCGCCATCCGTCTTCACCAGAATTACTTCTTACGTAGATTGGATCATGGAACGTATTATGTAA
- the LOC118281921 gene encoding transmembrane protease serine 3-like isoform X1: protein MKFLGVILLALAVSSTARHITLEDVIDFEKNTAYGYHTKIGIPLADKIRKEEDNLKPSRIIGGSLVDLEEFPYQAGLILRLPIGTSIAGAVLISPNTVLTVAHIFNDAVLSVTTVTVVMDTINIFISGIRIDTDEYILHENYNPATLRNDIAVVKLLYNVAFTATVSPVYLPFESIEEEDLDGETAIASGYGQTSNSGISIPMLLNSVNLTIMTNEECARVFGTFIQPTNVCASGNGNVCQGDAGGPLVVYRDMRHFLIGVSSFGTGRCETLSPSVFTRITSYVDWIMERIM, encoded by the exons ATGAAGTTTTTGGGAGTGATTCTATTAGCTCTAGCAGTTTCAAGCACTGCAAGACACATCACTCTAGAAGatgttattgattttgaaaagaATACCGCGTATGGATATCATACAAAAATTGGGATACCATTAGCTGATAAAATCCGTAAAGAAGAAGATAACCTAAAACCATCTAGAATAATTGGTGGATCCCTCGTGGATCTAGAAGAGTTTCCGTATCAG GCTGGTCTTATCCTTCGACTGCCAATCGGGACGTCAATCGCTGGTGCAGTCTTAATATCTCCGAATACAGTTTTAACTGTTGCTCATATTTTTAATGATGCTGTATTAAGTGTTACAACAGTCACCGTGGTAATGGATACAATCAATATATTCATCTCAGGAATAAGAATTGATACAGACGAATACATTTTGCATGAAAATTATAATCCTGCTACACTTAGAAATGATATCGCTGTCGTCAAATTACTTTATAATGTTGCTTTTACTG CCACTGTCAGTCCTGTGTATTTACCCTTCGAATCAATAGAGGAAGAAGATTTAGATGGCGAGACTGCCATCGCTTCTGGTTATGGACAAACCTCCAATA GTGGCATCTCAATACCAATGCTGTTGAATTCTGTGAATCTAACGATCATGACGAACGAAGAGTGCGCTAGAGTTTTTGGCACGTTCATCCAACCTACAAATGTATGTGCCAGCGGCAATGGCAACGTGTGTCAGGGGGACGCCGGTGGACCTCTTGTTGTCTACAGAGACATGAGACATTTTTTG ATAGGTGTTTCGTCATTTGGAACAGGCCGATGTGAAACTCTTTCGCCATCCGTCTTCACCAGAATTACTTCTTACGTAGATTGGATCATGGAACGTATTATGTAA